A window of the Microscilla marina ATCC 23134 genome harbors these coding sequences:
- a CDS encoding DUF4279 domain-containing protein: protein MSNNIRLELTIFGDAFDLNELTSLITIKPTKTYLKGEVVKGYNKTIKRKEMSWSYSIPPLDTLYFEEYANKLLDKFESKAASLKGFLLKNNLKMKLFVVLEISGDQTPALYLNNRFLNFINDLEGEIDVDIYAI from the coding sequence ATGAGTAATAATATCAGGCTGGAATTAACCATATTTGGAGATGCATTTGATCTAAATGAGTTGACAAGCTTAATAACTATCAAACCAACAAAAACCTATTTAAAAGGAGAAGTTGTAAAGGGGTATAATAAAACTATTAAACGTAAGGAAATGAGCTGGAGTTATTCAATACCGCCTCTTGACACGCTATATTTTGAAGAGTACGCAAACAAATTACTTGATAAGTTTGAAAGCAAAGCGGCTTCGCTAAAAGGTTTTTTATTAAAAAATAATTTGAAGATGAAGCTATTTGTAGTATTAGAAATCTCAGGTGATCAAACTCCCGCACTTTATTTAAATAACAGGTTTTTAAATTTTATAAATGACTTAGAGGGAGAGATTGATGTTGATATTTATGCTATATAG